A genomic window from Gemmatimonas sp. includes:
- a CDS encoding MgtC/SapB family protein — protein MLDLPLALDLLVSALVGLAVGVEREWSGHTTGPDGRFAGIRTFTLLGVIGGFGGWFFRDSHPALGAVIIGGGVLFPVAAYAATLRRPGTTTDGTTEVAAILVVAMGAASALGHRTLASAAAVICVLLLAEKSTFQNALQKVAAHELRAALQFAVLALVILPLLPSGAYGPFAAFQPRQLWIVVLLFSGLNFAGYIARRVIGETRGLGVTGLLGGLVSSTAVSLTFSRRSRTDPDLALPLALGVVAACTVLIPRLLVISSMLRPAVAVAAIPVLVLPFLVGVSLILFVMWQARETRVPPTSAPALAPHAPNSGQNPLALASSLQMAVAFQVVLFAIAWVQQAVGTTGVLLSATLLGLTDVDALTVSMTRFGADPANVRVAAAAIGIGVLSNTLLKLALVVTIGAPRFRARAATGLLALAAAVGGGLWIGWP, from the coding sequence ATGCTTGATCTTCCTCTCGCTCTGGACCTGTTGGTTTCGGCTCTGGTCGGACTGGCGGTGGGCGTCGAGCGGGAATGGTCGGGACACACGACCGGCCCCGACGGCCGCTTTGCCGGCATCCGCACGTTCACGTTGCTCGGGGTGATCGGCGGCTTTGGTGGCTGGTTTTTCCGGGACAGCCATCCGGCGCTGGGCGCCGTCATTATCGGTGGCGGCGTGCTCTTTCCGGTCGCGGCATACGCCGCGACCCTCCGCCGCCCGGGGACCACCACCGACGGGACCACCGAAGTCGCGGCCATCCTGGTCGTCGCGATGGGAGCCGCGTCCGCCCTTGGGCATCGCACACTCGCCAGCGCCGCCGCCGTGATCTGCGTGCTGCTCTTGGCCGAAAAGTCGACGTTCCAGAACGCCCTGCAGAAGGTGGCGGCGCATGAGCTGCGGGCGGCGCTGCAGTTCGCCGTGTTGGCGCTGGTCATTCTGCCCTTGCTGCCGTCGGGCGCCTACGGACCGTTCGCGGCGTTCCAGCCACGACAGCTCTGGATCGTCGTCCTGCTCTTCTCGGGGCTGAATTTCGCCGGCTACATCGCGCGGAGGGTGATCGGCGAAACGCGTGGACTCGGCGTGACCGGCTTGCTGGGCGGGCTCGTCTCGTCCACCGCCGTGTCACTCACCTTCAGTCGCCGCAGCCGAACCGATCCGGACCTGGCGCTTCCACTGGCGCTTGGGGTGGTCGCGGCGTGTACAGTGCTGATACCGCGATTGCTCGTGATTTCGTCGATGCTGCGACCTGCCGTGGCGGTGGCGGCGATACCCGTGCTGGTGCTCCCGTTTCTGGTCGGCGTCTCGCTGATCCTCTTCGTGATGTGGCAGGCGCGCGAAACACGCGTACCGCCCACGTCCGCCCCAGCTCTCGCTCCGCATGCTCCGAACTCCGGACAGAATCCGCTCGCGCTCGCGTCGTCGCTCCAGATGGCCGTCGCCTTCCAGGTCGTACTCTTCGCGATCGCGTGGGTGCAGCAGGCCGTCGGCACGACTGGTGTCCTCCTCTCGGCCACGCTGCTCGGACTCACCGACGTCGATGCGCTCACCGTGTCGATGACGCGCTTCGGCGCCGATCCGGCCAACGTGCGGGTGGCGGCCGCTGCGATTGGCATCGGTGTGTTGTCGAATACGCTGCTCAAGCTGGCGCTCGTCGTCACCATCGGTGCGCCGCGGTTCCGTGCTCGCGCGGCGACCGGCCTGCTGGCGCTGGCGGCAGCGGTCGGCGGCGGCCTCTGGATCGGGTGGCCGTGA
- a CDS encoding metalloregulator ArsR/SmtB family transcription factor, giving the protein MTSPRLAIHDRMVELADATRCRLLSALERQELTVGDLATALQLPQSTVSRHLKILADEDWIASRAEGSSRWYRRNPQLNADMRALWDIVRSALGSTPAALQDAARIDAVISARRAGTQAFFATASAEWDALRNDMFGARADVSAALALLDDSLIIGDLGCGTGALAAALAPHVTHVHAIDASPAMLSAASSRLAAYSNVTLSEGTLESLPLGNASLDAAVLMLVLHHVADPQRALRDVRRVLRPNGRLLIADMRPHAQERYREQMGHVWLGFDQLELTSWLHDAGFANVRYVPLPVDPDATGPALFSATARCAVGSRSDSSLRIHP; this is encoded by the coding sequence ATGACCTCGCCACGCCTTGCCATCCACGACCGTATGGTCGAGCTCGCCGACGCCACCCGGTGTCGGCTGCTTTCGGCGTTGGAGCGACAGGAGCTCACCGTCGGCGATTTGGCGACCGCGCTGCAGCTGCCGCAGAGCACTGTGAGTCGGCACCTCAAGATTCTGGCCGACGAAGACTGGATCGCGTCGCGGGCGGAAGGGTCGAGCCGCTGGTATCGGCGGAATCCGCAGCTCAACGCCGACATGCGGGCCCTCTGGGACATCGTGCGGTCGGCGCTCGGCAGCACGCCCGCGGCACTGCAGGACGCGGCGCGCATTGACGCCGTGATCTCGGCCCGTCGGGCCGGCACGCAGGCGTTCTTCGCCACCGCCAGCGCGGAATGGGATGCGCTGCGGAACGACATGTTCGGGGCGCGCGCGGACGTGAGCGCCGCGCTCGCGTTGCTCGACGACTCCCTGATCATCGGCGATCTGGGCTGCGGCACCGGCGCGCTCGCCGCCGCGCTGGCCCCACACGTGACGCACGTGCACGCCATCGATGCCTCACCGGCCATGTTGTCGGCGGCCTCGTCGCGCCTGGCCGCGTACAGCAACGTGACGCTCAGCGAAGGCACGCTCGAATCGCTACCACTGGGCAATGCCTCACTCGATGCGGCCGTGCTGATGTTGGTGCTGCACCATGTCGCCGATCCGCAGCGTGCGCTGCGCGATGTGCGACGCGTGTTGCGCCCCAACGGACGCCTGCTCATCGCCGATATGCGCCCGCATGCGCAAGAGCGCTATCGCGAGCAGATGGGTCACGTGTGGCTTGGATTTGACCAGCTCGAACTGACGTCGTGGCTGCACGACGCCGGCTTCGCGAATGTTCGTTATGTCCCGTTACCGGTGGATCCCGATGCCACCGGCCCCGCGTTGTTCTCCGCCACGGCGCGCTGCGCTGTGGGTTCCCGTTCCGACTCTTCCCTCAGGATTCATCCGTAA
- a CDS encoding MlaD family protein has product MTTSRRASDFVVGATVLVVTIVVIGAVLWLKQADLRGKTRHLVVRTRDVGGVALGNPVVIRGVRSGQIESIALGERGWVVLRLGIDRGVTLPSDPVVLLAASSLFGEWQATITDATGLPADRELRAAISASRTTGDTLAGAVLPDIAQLTTVAGRIAGDVAKVADRVQVAFDDQAARELRESIRNFSRLSAQLASTVELQSKNLDHISTDVQIGLKSINAAAANLNAFSSRVDSATSRGELQVIVNNSQTAARELLAATTRLREVAEGLDRTEGRLASAVAKADSVLNKVNSGRGTLGLMVNDPALYQQSDSLVRELRALVADVKKNPKRYINVRVF; this is encoded by the coding sequence ATGACCACTTCCCGACGGGCCAGCGACTTCGTGGTCGGCGCTACCGTGCTGGTGGTGACGATCGTGGTCATCGGCGCGGTCCTCTGGCTCAAGCAGGCCGATCTCAGGGGCAAGACCCGACATCTCGTCGTGCGCACGCGCGACGTGGGTGGCGTGGCGCTCGGCAACCCGGTGGTGATCCGCGGTGTGCGTTCCGGCCAGATCGAATCAATCGCCCTCGGCGAGCGCGGGTGGGTGGTGCTCAGGCTTGGCATCGATCGCGGCGTCACGCTGCCATCCGATCCAGTCGTGCTGCTCGCGGCCTCCAGTCTGTTCGGCGAATGGCAGGCCACGATCACCGATGCCACCGGTCTGCCGGCCGACCGCGAGCTGCGTGCCGCCATTAGTGCGTCACGCACCACCGGAGACACGCTGGCCGGTGCCGTGTTGCCCGACATCGCGCAACTCACCACCGTGGCCGGTCGTATCGCCGGCGATGTAGCGAAGGTCGCCGACCGGGTGCAGGTAGCGTTCGACGATCAGGCCGCGCGCGAACTGCGCGAATCGATCCGCAATTTCTCGCGACTCTCGGCGCAGTTGGCCTCTACGGTGGAGCTGCAGTCGAAGAACCTCGATCACATCAGCACCGACGTGCAGATCGGGCTCAAGAGCATCAACGCGGCGGCCGCGAACCTGAATGCGTTTTCGTCACGCGTCGACTCGGCGACAAGCCGTGGCGAACTACAGGTCATCGTCAACAACTCGCAGACCGCGGCCAGGGAGCTGCTCGCGGCAACCACGCGCCTGCGTGAAGTGGCCGAAGGGCTCGACCGTACAGAGGGTCGTCTGGCCAGTGCAGTGGCCAAGGCCGACTCGGTGCTCAACAAGGTGAACTCGGGCCGCGGCACGCTTGGTCTGATGGTGAACGACCCCGCGTTGTACCAGCAGAGCGATTCGCTCGTGCGTGAATTGCGCGCGCTCGTGGCCGACGTGAAGAAGAACCCGAAGCGCTACATCAACGTGCGGGTGTTCTAG
- a CDS encoding ABC transporter permease, translating to MRSAHRRISAVGRATRSFFDQIGAGTRFVVATMRAVRDTEDWIPEFSTHARVLGVESLPIGIFIALFTGIVLALLASYSVGDLVPPYFVGTLVQKTITLELAPVLTGLALAGRVGANIAAELGTMRVTEQIDALETLTFDPMSHLVVPRVLASTLMFPVVVAVAMIVGLLSGWVASLVLLDITTPQFLKGARIFFTDFDVRYGLVKSASFGAAVALIGCRAGLNTEGGAQGVGRGATRAVVISAVMILVLDAFWALVWLSGRTLR from the coding sequence GTGAGGTCGGCCCATCGGCGCATCAGCGCCGTCGGCCGAGCGACGCGTTCGTTCTTCGATCAGATCGGCGCCGGCACGCGATTCGTGGTGGCGACCATGCGCGCCGTGCGCGACACGGAGGATTGGATCCCCGAGTTCAGCACGCACGCGCGGGTGCTCGGTGTCGAGTCCTTGCCGATCGGCATCTTCATTGCGCTCTTCACCGGCATCGTACTGGCATTGCTGGCGAGCTACTCCGTGGGCGATCTCGTACCGCCGTATTTTGTGGGTACGCTGGTGCAGAAAACCATCACCCTCGAACTCGCACCAGTGCTCACCGGTCTCGCGCTGGCCGGACGCGTTGGCGCGAATATCGCGGCCGAGCTGGGCACGATGCGCGTGACCGAACAGATCGACGCGCTCGAAACGCTCACGTTCGATCCAATGAGTCATCTCGTTGTGCCGCGCGTGCTCGCATCGACACTCATGTTTCCCGTAGTCGTAGCGGTAGCGATGATCGTGGGATTGCTGTCGGGATGGGTCGCGTCGCTGGTGTTGCTCGATATCACCACACCGCAGTTCCTGAAGGGTGCGCGCATTTTCTTCACCGACTTCGATGTGCGCTACGGCCTGGTGAAATCGGCGAGCTTCGGCGCAGCCGTGGCGCTGATCGGCTGCCGCGCCGGCTTGAACACGGAGGGCGGTGCGCAGGGTGTTGGACGCGGCGCCACGCGTGCGGTCGTGATTTCGGCTGTCATGATTCTCGTGCTCGATGCTTTCTGGGCGCTGGTCTGGCTCTCTGGCCGTACCCTTCGGTAA